A section of the Anabaena cylindrica PCC 7122 genome encodes:
- a CDS encoding helix-turn-helix domain-containing protein — protein MTVTVLNEAQQERLKEITANLRHIRQEKSIRLEEIAAQTHIRLFFLRALEEWKFEELPEPIFVQGFIRRYADNLGLDGTVIANSFPIDVVPLEFNHSTTKSKLYIPLFVPYIFLLIAASVGLFYLLKPKLSGTSLAKTQDPILSVQQEILPSPGQSISAPQPSPIIKSTPYATTPLTSQSNPSTNVAITLELKGLSWLQVKADGKTAFEGTLSKGESKTWTAKKSLTIRSGNAGAVLVSVNEEQPKPLGNEGQVKEVTYTN, from the coding sequence ATGACAGTGACTGTTTTAAATGAGGCACAACAAGAACGGCTAAAAGAAATAACTGCCAATTTACGACACATTAGACAAGAAAAATCTATCCGATTAGAAGAAATTGCTGCTCAAACCCATATTCGACTATTTTTTTTACGAGCTTTAGAAGAATGGAAATTTGAGGAGTTACCGGAGCCTATTTTTGTACAAGGATTTATTCGTCGCTATGCGGATAATTTAGGACTAGATGGGACTGTGATCGCAAATAGTTTTCCTATTGATGTTGTACCTCTAGAATTTAATCATTCAACTACAAAATCAAAATTATATATACCACTTTTTGTTCCTTATATTTTTTTATTAATAGCTGCTTCTGTTGGACTATTTTATTTACTCAAACCTAAACTTTCAGGTACATCATTAGCTAAAACGCAAGACCCCATACTTAGCGTTCAACAGGAAATACTACCATCTCCAGGTCAAAGTATTTCTGCACCTCAACCATCTCCGATTATTAAGTCTACTCCTTACGCAACAACACCTTTAACTAGTCAGTCTAACCCTTCTACAAATGTGGCTATTACTTTGGAACTGAAAGGACTATCGTGGTTGCAAGTAAAAGCTGATGGCAAAACTGCATTTGAGGGAACTTTAAGTAAGGGGGAGAGCAAAACTTGGACAGCTAAAAAATCTTTGACTATACGCTCTGGTAATGCAGGTGCGGTTTTGGTATCTGTCAATGAAGAACAACCTAAACCATTAGGAAATGAGGGTCAAGTTAAGGAGGTTACATATACTAATTAA
- a CDS encoding type II toxin-antitoxin system VapC family toxin has translation MSNNRYFLDTSFIIAIINERDQYHQTANDLANYYDDSFLVTSDAIILEIANGLSRNYKQEATQLIEYLLNAETVEIIHVTPELFHQGFDLYKNFQDKEWGLVDCISFVIMKNKNITHTLSFDHHFQQARFSLVK, from the coding sequence ATGAGCAATAATCGTTATTTTTTAGATACCTCATTTATTATTGCCATAATTAATGAAAGAGATCAATATCATCAAACAGCTAATGATTTAGCAAATTATTATGATGATTCATTTTTAGTCACTTCTGATGCAATTATATTAGAAATAGCTAATGGTTTAAGTCGTAATTATAAACAAGAAGCAACTCAATTAATAGAATATTTGTTAAATGCAGAAACAGTAGAAATTATCCATGTTACTCCAGAGTTATTTCATCAAGGATTTGATTTGTACAAAAATTTTCAAGATAAAGAATGGGGTTTAGTTGACTGCATTTCTTTTGTAATTATGAAAAATAAAAATATTACTCATACTTTAAGTTTTGATCATCATTTTCAGCAAGCTAGATTTTCGTTAGTAAAATAG
- a CDS encoding ISL3 family transposase → MTGKKGIKILTEILDLSGVKVVSHRLHTGIGMILQIEQENSFATCPYCGTTSHKLHQNHRHIIKDLPFGEKEIFLEINRRQFKCEQCKKPFSEDLDFVKKKRTFTNRLANKTIQEVLENDIHSVAAKGIVTKDEIERMLKDASSELPDLKPINLKRLGIDEIALKKGHGNYCAVLVDLDQSKLIAILSGRTQEIIRKTLMGWGTEILENIEEVSIDLWSGYKTLVTELMPNAQVVADRFHVMTQINKELDTQRKREKRKVEDLIKKANTTEKSKYEEILAGLKNSKYPLLKNEDKLTQEQLEKLIQVKNVSPILKEMHEFKEKIRQIFNTTQDWYTGVFKLGMWLSRAKKYFPNSNNTIIRWYQEIIAYFDNRTTSGTVEGINNKLKLIKRSGYGFKNFENFRIRCLLSWHYV, encoded by the coding sequence ATGACTGGCAAAAAAGGTATTAAAATTCTAACAGAAATTCTGGATTTAAGCGGTGTAAAAGTTGTATCACATCGCCTTCATACCGGAATTGGAATGATTTTACAAATTGAACAAGAAAATTCATTTGCTACCTGCCCATATTGTGGCACAACCAGCCATAAATTACATCAAAATCATAGACATATTATTAAAGACCTCCCTTTTGGAGAAAAAGAAATATTTTTAGAAATTAATCGCCGACAGTTTAAATGTGAACAATGTAAAAAACCATTTAGTGAAGATTTAGATTTTGTTAAAAAGAAAAGAACTTTTACAAATCGCCTTGCAAATAAGACAATACAAGAAGTTTTAGAAAACGACATTCATAGTGTAGCAGCAAAAGGTATAGTAACAAAAGACGAAATAGAAAGAATGTTAAAAGACGCATCATCAGAATTACCAGATTTAAAACCTATAAATCTAAAAAGACTGGGAATTGATGAAATAGCTTTGAAGAAAGGACATGGGAATTACTGTGCAGTATTAGTAGATTTAGATCAGAGCAAACTAATTGCGATTTTAAGCGGACGAACACAAGAAATAATCAGGAAAACCCTTATGGGATGGGGGACAGAGATTCTAGAAAATATAGAAGAAGTCAGTATAGATTTGTGGAGTGGCTATAAAACTTTAGTAACAGAATTAATGCCAAATGCTCAAGTAGTAGCTGATAGATTTCATGTAATGACACAGATTAACAAAGAATTAGATACACAAAGAAAAAGGGAAAAACGGAAAGTTGAAGATTTAATCAAGAAAGCAAATACAACAGAAAAATCTAAATATGAAGAAATATTAGCTGGATTGAAGAATAGTAAATATCCCTTACTTAAAAATGAAGATAAGTTAACCCAAGAGCAATTAGAGAAACTGATTCAAGTTAAAAATGTCTCGCCTATTTTGAAGGAAATGCACGAATTTAAAGAAAAGATTAGGCAAATTTTTAATACTACACAAGATTGGTATACGGGAGTTTTCAAATTAGGTATGTGGTTATCGAGAGCTAAAAAATACTTCCCAAATAGCAACAATACTATTATTCGTTGGTATCAGGAAATTATAGCCTACTTTGATAATAGGACAACCAGTGGTACTGTGGAAGGAATTAATAACAAGCTTAAACTAATAAAACGTTCGGGATATGGATTTAAAAACTTTGAAAATTTCCGAATTAGATGCTTATTAAGTTGGCATTATGTTTAA
- a CDS encoding MOSC domain-containing protein: protein MPYLARILLYPIKSLDGIEVEKATILPSGALQNDREFAIVDVQGKFVNGKRHAKIHLLRSEFSLKERIIHLKFPDSDSPQTFHLDREQPELQATLSNYFGFAVKLTQNTNMGFPDDTDSPGATVISTATLTETASWFPGMSVDEMRRRMRANIEIDGVPAFWEDKLYTASGETVSFIIGDVQFLGINPCQRCIVPTRDSSLGEAYPNFQKIFVQKRQETIPAWVAVSRFNHFYRLSVNTKVAKSEVGKTIEIGNNIEISSQPI, encoded by the coding sequence ATGCCGTATCTAGCTAGAATTTTGCTATATCCAATTAAATCATTGGATGGTATTGAAGTAGAAAAAGCGACGATTTTACCCAGTGGCGCACTTCAGAATGACCGCGAATTTGCTATTGTTGACGTACAGGGTAAATTTGTCAATGGTAAACGCCATGCCAAAATACATTTATTGCGTTCAGAATTTTCTTTAAAAGAGAGAATTATCCACCTCAAATTTCCTGATAGCGACTCACCACAAACTTTTCATCTTGATAGAGAACAGCCAGAACTACAAGCAACATTAAGTAATTACTTCGGGTTTGCTGTCAAATTAACCCAAAACACCAACATGGGATTTCCTGATGATACAGACTCACCTGGTGCAACAGTAATTAGTACAGCAACATTAACAGAAACAGCTTCTTGGTTTCCTGGTATGAGTGTAGACGAAATGCGTCGTCGGATGCGTGCCAATATTGAAATTGATGGTGTCCCCGCATTTTGGGAAGATAAGCTGTATACTGCCAGTGGTGAAACCGTATCTTTTATAATAGGAGACGTGCAGTTTTTAGGAATTAACCCCTGTCAACGTTGCATAGTTCCTACAAGAGATTCTTCTTTAGGTGAAGCTTACCCAAACTTTCAAAAAATATTTGTGCAGAAACGCCAAGAAACTATACCCGCTTGGGTAGCGGTATCAAGATTTAATCATTTTTATAGATTGAGTGTCAATACAAAAGTAGCTAAATCAGAAGTTGGAAAAACCATAGAAATTGGCAATAATATCGAAATATCATCACAACCGATATAA
- a CDS encoding uracil-DNA glycosylase — protein MSSDTQLSLFNESSFNQKDLIPTDAKIPIPSGTYASMTDLAQHCNNCSRCGLGENRTHAVVGRGNLQAKIMIIGEAPGQSEDETGLPFVGKSGQLLEKILASVELSTENDVYICNINKCRPPENRVPTPDEMAACKPYLLEQIRLVDPQIILLTGATAVKGITGSKQGITKIRGQWLEWEGRLCMPIFHPAYLLRNSSKEKGSPKWLMWQDIQAVKARYDEIRNDG, from the coding sequence ATGAGCAGCGACACCCAACTGAGTCTCTTTAATGAATCAAGCTTTAACCAAAAAGATTTGATTCCCACAGACGCGAAAATTCCGATTCCGTCCGGTACTTATGCCAGTATGACGGACTTAGCACAGCACTGTAACAATTGCAGTCGTTGTGGGTTGGGTGAAAATCGCACTCATGCTGTGGTAGGACGTGGTAATCTCCAAGCCAAAATTATGATTATTGGAGAAGCACCAGGGCAAAGCGAAGACGAAACCGGTTTACCATTTGTGGGTAAATCAGGTCAATTATTAGAGAAAATCCTGGCATCTGTAGAATTGAGTACAGAGAATGATGTATATATTTGTAATATAAACAAATGCCGCCCACCAGAAAATCGAGTTCCTACCCCTGATGAAATGGCAGCTTGTAAACCTTATTTATTAGAACAAATTCGTTTAGTTGACCCGCAAATTATCTTATTAACTGGTGCAACTGCTGTCAAAGGCATTACAGGAAGTAAGCAGGGAATTACGAAAATTCGCGGTCAATGGTTGGAATGGGAAGGGCGTTTATGTATGCCAATTTTCCACCCCGCTTATTTGTTGCGTAACTCTTCTAAAGAAAAAGGTTCACCTAAATGGTTGATGTGGCAGGATATACAAGCTGTAAAAGCTAGGTATGATGAGATACGGAATGATGGCTAA
- a CDS encoding helix-turn-helix domain-containing protein — MTMASAYFFSIPGSSTVQISKDELRSLLREIESELHRGKVYRLAVANVQKLLGSSDEQATNLFKAVGREAISLAFKQFAKKHEMVIDTHPKIDNTELPNVDLEPSSNSPQNSKIITSSLVENTPSNLSSTTKSQPDVVANKTIEDKTKTPNRWFRQHQKLSKSELAAQLAAEQRLENLRQIGQQLKQAREFQGLTLQKLNIYTHISVHQMQAVENADLESLPEDVLIRGFIRVMGNALGLNGTMLANTLPIPNQTKSVLPSWYQSQNYSGKLNVEIRPIHLYVGYAALVASALGGLSLVSQQTNNDTVQNSQVIVPTSSSLCQSTQKTEANFKPGLKSSTNGVCVVSDISPPEAL; from the coding sequence ATGACTATGGCATCTGCGTATTTCTTCAGCATTCCTGGTAGTTCTACCGTTCAAATTAGTAAAGACGAATTGCGATCGCTACTCAGAGAGATAGAATCTGAACTACATCGTGGTAAAGTATATCGCCTTGCTGTCGCTAATGTACAGAAATTGCTTGGTTCATCCGATGAACAAGCAACAAATTTATTCAAGGCTGTCGGTAGAGAAGCAATTAGTTTAGCATTCAAGCAGTTCGCAAAAAAACATGAGATGGTTATAGATACCCATCCCAAAATAGATAACACTGAGTTACCAAATGTAGATTTAGAACCATCTAGTAATTCACCGCAAAATTCAAAAATTATTACATCCAGTTTGGTTGAGAATACTCCCAGTAATTTATCATCTACAACTAAATCTCAACCTGATGTAGTAGCAAATAAGACCATAGAAGACAAAACCAAAACACCAAACAGATGGTTTCGGCAACATCAAAAACTTTCCAAAAGTGAACTAGCCGCACAACTAGCCGCAGAACAGCGGTTAGAAAATCTGCGTCAAATCGGGCAACAACTTAAGCAAGCACGCGAGTTTCAAGGTCTGACTCTGCAAAAACTTAATATTTACACTCATATATCAGTTCATCAGATGCAAGCAGTCGAGAATGCTGATTTAGAGTCATTACCGGAAGATGTTTTGATTCGTGGTTTTATCCGCGTTATGGGCAATGCATTAGGTTTAAATGGCACAATGTTAGCTAATACTTTACCTATACCCAATCAGACAAAATCAGTTTTGCCCTCTTGGTATCAGTCCCAAAATTACTCTGGAAAATTAAATGTAGAAATCCGTCCCATACATCTATATGTAGGCTACGCAGCCCTTGTGGCAAGCGCTTTGGGGGGATTATCTTTAGTTTCTCAGCAAACAAACAATGACACTGTGCAAAATTCTCAAGTGATTGTTCCTACATCTTCATCACTATGCCAATCAACTCAAAAGACTGAAGCGAATTTTAAACCAGGTCTTAAGTCTAGTACTAATGGGGTTTGTGTTGTCTCGGATATTTCTCCACCAGAAGCATTGTAA